The following are encoded together in the Glycine soja cultivar W05 chromosome 5, ASM419377v2, whole genome shotgun sequence genome:
- the LOC114411871 gene encoding F-box/kelch-repeat protein SKIP11-like, with protein MGTLQCFSVEGDEKPRKLSKLSDDPQEEEEGMQIDMVSLFPSQHQSNDQNHAPMAIEERDPRWLINQDVSIGVVLRLSRSEYGSIVSLNQSFRSLIQTGELYRLRRKMGIVEYWVYFSFNLLEWEVFDPMNGYWMKLPRMPSNQYDCFTFSDKESLAVGTELLVFGKAIEAPVVYGYSLLTHTWSHGTQMSVPRCLFASASRGEIAIVAGGCNPLGKILSVAEMYNSDTKTWEALPNMNKARKMSAGVFMDGKFYALGGMGEDGNKLTCGEEYDLETKEWRVIPNMLPPRTSERQDTTEAPPLVAVVNNVLYAADYAQRVLRRYEKERNKWVYIGSLPEITSSMNGWGLAFRACGDRIVVIAGESAHGGRVVEINSWIPDGGAPLWNLLARRHIGGSFVYNCAVMGC; from the coding sequence ATGGGTACTTTACAGTGCTTTTCGGTTGAAGGAGATGAAAAACCAAGAAAGTTATCCAAACTTTCAGATGATCctcaggaggaggaggagggtaTGCAGATTGATATGGTTTCTCTTTTCCCTTCCCAGCACCAAAGCAATGATCAAAACCATGCACCCATGGCAATTGAGGAGCGTGATCCAAGATGGCTTATTAACCAGGATGTCTCAATCGGTGTTGTCCTACGCTTGTCAAGGTCTGAGTATGGTTCAATTGTCTCACTGAACCAGAGTTTCCGGTCCCTGATTCAGACCGGAGAACTCTATCGGCTCAGAAGGAAAATGGGAATTGTAGAATACTGGGTTTACTTCTCTTTCAATCTTCTTGAATGGGAGGTGTTTGATCCAATGAATGGCTATTGGATGAAATTGCCTAGAATGCCTTCCAATCAGTATGACTGCTTCACGTTTTCGGATAAGGAGTCTTTGGCTGTTGGCACAGAACTTCTTGTGTTTGGAAAGGCAATAGAGGCTCCTGTTGTTTATGGATACAGCCTCTTGACCCACACTTGGTCACATGGTACTCAGATGAGTGTTCCTAGATGCTTGTTTGCATCTGCGAGCCGCGGAGAAATAGCCATAGTGGCTGGTGGGTGTAATCCACTAGGCAAGATCCTGAGTGTGGCTGAGATGTATAACTCAGACACCAAGACATGGGAGGCTCTCCCAAACATGAACAAAGCAAGGAAGATGAGTGCTGGTGTGTTCATGGATGGGAAATTTTATGCCCTTGGTGGAATGGGAGAAGATGGTAATAAGCTGACATGTGGTGAGGAGTATGATTTGGAGACAAAGGAATGGCGTGTGATCCCTAACATGCTCCCTCCGCGAACAAGCGAAAGACAAGACACTACTGAGGCACCACCTTTGGTTGCAGTTGTGAACAATGTGTTGTACGCTGCAGATTATGCTCAGAGGGTGCTGAGGCGGTATGAGAAAGAGAGGAACAAATGGGTCTACATTGGAAGTCTTCCTGAGATAACATCCTCTATGAATGGTTGGGGATTAGCATTTCGAGCATGTGGAGATCGAATAGTTGTTATTGCTGGGGAAAGTGCTCATGGTGGAAGGGTGGTTGAAATTAATTCTTGGATCCCAGATGGAGGTGCACCACTGTGGAACTTGCTTGCCAGAAGGCACATTGGTGGGAGCTTTGTGTATAATTGCGCAGTGATGGGATGCTGA